One genomic region from Streptomyces venezuelae encodes:
- a CDS encoding SigB/SigF/SigG family RNA polymerase sigma factor yields the protein MSTVRARHTAPPARSTASTCAAAASGASLRRAALGGLPEPVDPTGASTKDARTLSVDLLRRLRELDEGTPEYAYVRNTLVELNLSLVKFASRRFRNRAEPMEDIVQVGTIGLIKAINRFDPDRAVDFSAFALPTIVGEMKRFFRDTSWAVRVPRRLQELRIDLAKAADTLEQRLGRRPTRAELAAQLHLTEEDVAEGQLAAHGYAARSLDAPAGDEDDGPGTSARRLASPDSPYELIESLTALRPLLARLDARDRRILELRFGEELTQTEIGLCVGLSQMHVSRLLTRILAELRSGLLDDGSTAEGSGG from the coding sequence ATGTCCACCGTCAGAGCCCGTCACACCGCTCCTCCCGCCCGCTCCACCGCCTCGACGTGCGCCGCGGCGGCGTCAGGGGCGTCGCTCCGCCGGGCGGCCCTGGGCGGGCTCCCCGAGCCGGTCGACCCCACAGGCGCCTCCACCAAGGACGCACGCACCCTTTCGGTGGACCTCCTCCGGCGGCTGCGCGAGCTGGACGAAGGCACGCCCGAGTACGCGTACGTGCGCAACACCCTGGTCGAGCTCAATCTCAGCCTGGTCAAGTTCGCCTCCCGGCGGTTCAGGAACCGCGCGGAGCCGATGGAGGACATCGTCCAGGTCGGCACGATCGGCCTGATCAAGGCGATCAACCGGTTCGACCCCGACCGCGCCGTCGACTTCTCCGCCTTCGCCCTCCCCACGATCGTCGGAGAGATGAAGCGCTTCTTCAGGGACACCAGCTGGGCCGTACGGGTCCCCCGCCGCCTCCAGGAGCTCCGCATCGACCTGGCGAAGGCCGCCGACACCCTGGAGCAGCGCCTCGGCCGCCGCCCCACCCGGGCCGAGCTGGCCGCACAGCTGCACCTCACGGAGGAGGACGTCGCCGAGGGCCAGCTCGCGGCCCACGGCTACGCGGCCCGCTCGCTGGACGCCCCGGCCGGCGACGAGGACGACGGCCCTGGCACGAGCGCCCGCCGACTGGCGTCGCCGGACTCCCCCTACGAGCTGATCGAGTCCCTGACGGCCCTGCGCCCCCTGCTCGCCCGCCTCGACGCGCGCGACCGGCGCATCCTGGAGCTCCGTTTCGGCGAGGAGCTCACCCAGACGGAGATAGGTCTGTGTGTCGGCCTCTCCCAGATGCACGTCTCGCGCCTGCTCACCCGCATCCTGGCCGAGCTCAGGTCGGGTCTGCTCGACGACGGCTCCACGGCGGAGGGGTCGGGCGGCTGA
- a CDS encoding STAS domain-containing protein gives MDERAEPGSRRFLLETRPGGRPGTVVLTLNGELDLDTVGPLRIALARHREASQVVVDCSGLRFCDSTGLNVLLKARLLMQARGGRVDLAGLRPPVERIFEITGASRVFRVYENPGTALDEGPAKGRPNAPTAESSAEDPLSSGWT, from the coding sequence ATGGATGAGCGCGCGGAACCCGGAAGCCGCCGTTTCCTCCTGGAGACCCGGCCCGGTGGACGCCCCGGCACCGTCGTCCTGACGCTGAACGGCGAGCTCGATCTCGACACGGTCGGTCCCCTGCGGATCGCGCTCGCGCGGCACCGCGAGGCCTCACAAGTCGTCGTCGACTGCTCCGGCCTGCGGTTCTGCGACTCGACCGGCCTGAACGTCCTCCTGAAGGCACGACTGCTGATGCAGGCCCGGGGCGGGCGCGTGGACCTCGCGGGGCTGCGGCCCCCGGTGGAGCGCATCTTCGAGATCACGGGGGCGAGCAGGGTCTTCCGGGTCTACGAGAATCCCGGCACCGCCCTCGACGAGGGGCCGGCGAAAGGCCGGCCGAACGCACCCACGGCGGAAAGCTCCGCGGAGGACCCCCTGTCGAGCGGTTGGACGTGA
- a CDS encoding FAD-dependent oxidoreductase, with protein sequence MPATGTSYWMDSAPPRGARPPLEGDLFADVVVVGAGIVGLCTARELNRAGRDVVVLEAGRIAAGVTGHTTGKLTSLHGLCYERLRRRHGEGAATLYADAQEDALRQVTRICEELGIDADLEARPAYTYTVDETRVEEIRAEAAAASAAGLRAATVTETGLPYPVAAAVGVEGQLQFHPRRFLLGVADDLVAHGVRLHESTRVTDLREGADCRLTLESGGTVHASDVVLATQFPLRCHTTLLMRLSLRREFVIAAPVEERHAPYGMYVTSDHGTRSVRTAPLDRGRRLLIVAGEAFEPGTEGADDRLERLERWASAQLPGFAEAPAVHRWAAEDVHTADDLPCVGHEHPDTQHVYVATGFGGWGLSNGIAASRLLTAHLTGAPRPAWTELVDPRRRLPFREVPGVVRQQAAVAGHYLSGRQTGRRCTHMGCELGFNEAEQTWECPCHGSRFAADGKVLQGPATRPLED encoded by the coding sequence ATGCCCGCGACCGGAACCTCGTACTGGATGGACTCCGCCCCACCCCGCGGGGCCCGCCCGCCGCTGGAGGGCGACCTCTTTGCCGACGTGGTCGTCGTCGGAGCGGGCATCGTCGGGCTGTGCACCGCACGTGAGCTGAACCGGGCCGGGCGTGACGTGGTGGTGCTGGAGGCCGGCCGGATCGCGGCCGGGGTCACCGGGCACACCACCGGCAAACTGACCTCCCTGCACGGGCTGTGTTACGAACGCCTGCGCCGGCGCCACGGCGAGGGGGCGGCGACGCTCTACGCCGACGCCCAGGAGGACGCCCTGCGGCAGGTGACGCGGATCTGCGAGGAGCTGGGGATCGACGCGGACCTGGAGGCCCGCCCGGCGTACACGTACACCGTGGACGAAACGCGCGTGGAGGAGATCCGCGCCGAGGCGGCCGCCGCCTCCGCGGCCGGCCTGCGGGCCGCCACGGTGACCGAAACGGGACTGCCGTACCCCGTCGCGGCGGCAGTGGGCGTCGAGGGCCAGCTCCAGTTCCATCCGCGCCGCTTCCTCCTCGGCGTCGCGGACGACCTCGTCGCACACGGCGTCCGCCTCCACGAGAGCACCCGCGTCACGGACCTCCGGGAGGGAGCCGACTGCCGGCTCACCCTGGAGAGCGGAGGCACGGTCCACGCCAGTGACGTCGTCCTGGCCACCCAGTTCCCGCTCCGGTGCCACACCACCCTGCTCATGCGGCTCTCCCTGAGACGCGAGTTCGTCATCGCCGCCCCCGTCGAGGAGCGCCACGCGCCGTACGGCATGTACGTGACCTCCGACCACGGCACCCGCTCCGTGCGCACCGCCCCGCTGGACAGGGGACGACGTCTGCTGATCGTCGCGGGCGAGGCCTTCGAACCCGGCACCGAGGGCGCGGACGACCGGCTCGAACGCCTGGAGCGCTGGGCGAGCGCCCAGCTCCCCGGCTTCGCCGAAGCCCCCGCCGTCCACCGGTGGGCCGCCGAGGACGTCCACACGGCGGACGACCTGCCGTGCGTCGGTCACGAGCACCCCGACACCCAGCACGTCTACGTGGCCACCGGATTCGGCGGCTGGGGCCTGAGCAACGGGATCGCCGCGTCCCGCCTGCTCACCGCACACCTGACCGGCGCGCCGCGCCCGGCGTGGACGGAGCTCGTCGACCCCCGCCGACGGCTGCCCTTCCGGGAGGTGCCCGGAGTGGTCCGCCAGCAGGCCGCCGTGGCCGGTCACTACCTGTCCGGCAGGCAGACCGGCCGCCGCTGTACGCACATGGGCTGCGAGCTGGGCTTCAACGAGGCGGAGCAGACCTGGGAGTGCCCCTGCCACGGCTCGCGCTTCGCCGCGGACGGCAAGGTGCTCCAGGGCCCGGCCACGCGTCCGCTGGAGGACTGA
- a CDS encoding FAD/NAD(P)-binding protein, producing MSVVPVVSSSAVASAESAEAPEPAESGRSARPTVAVVGAGAAGALVAVQLCEAAARRRVALDLVLVDPAPEAGRGVAYATAVPEHRLNVPVGGMSCYPDDPGHFRRWLCRHGESTVTAADFASRYRYGSYLADTLGRAVIAAHGTVSVRRLRTRATGCADAAGGRLELRLADGGTVTADSVVLATGPAAGRAGWAPAELVASERFVSRPWAPGALDAVGDADDVLLVGTGLTAVDLALVLDRPGRTVHAVSRSGLLPQPHAVAPLPAVPPPPGLAGLPFHRLRRELTRHFAATRRVHGDWRPALDGLRPEIVRLWQGLTDDERAEFLGRDATPWNVHRHRMAPSTAETVARARAARRLRIHAGRVAAAAPGQDGGLVVSLADGRELRVGWVVDCTGPGLRADAGGDPLWSGLLADGLAVPGPLGIGVSTDQGRLLDADGHPGRPLFTLGASRRGELWETTAIPEIRAQAKEVAEAVLAPLTGAPRPVRRRPTDQFGLPLSTHAAAAASFRSGLGRVITVRAKAAEAFARATELDPGFALGHAALALLGHECGADVDVARELADAQRSVRERGDERERSFVDVVTRRITEHEAPGAGAGRGARAGDGDTALFDHLARYPGDAFALGIAVPTIAFSGIADLDGSRALGLVERTAPAYEGHWFHTSLLSFVRQEQGRIAEAGELARAALAEEPASGHAVHALAHVHYESGDHGAGRDWLDGWIGNQGRGAVHRAHFSWHVALHELALDDSAAVRRRWFAQLAPGQVNGVRALVDSGSLLWRARMSRNWTGRVPVDGVLDAVARELVERPATAFTALHSAVALTAAGDLPALRRLSTHAAGADPVQREVIVPLCGALEAVLEEEWATAVRELRGLLPSLRRVGGSAAQREVIEETLLYALVEAGHSDTARDLLEQRLDRRASPLDRRRLAGLSA from the coding sequence GTGTCCGTGGTACCTGTCGTGTCGTCGTCGGCCGTCGCGTCGGCCGAGTCAGCCGAAGCCCCGGAACCCGCCGAGTCCGGGCGGTCAGCGCGGCCCACCGTCGCCGTCGTCGGCGCGGGCGCGGCCGGTGCGCTCGTCGCCGTCCAGCTGTGCGAGGCGGCGGCCCGGCGGCGCGTCGCGCTCGACCTGGTCCTCGTCGACCCGGCGCCGGAGGCGGGCAGGGGTGTCGCGTACGCCACCGCGGTGCCCGAGCACCGGCTCAACGTGCCCGTCGGCGGCATGAGCTGCTACCCGGACGACCCCGGACACTTCCGGCGCTGGCTCTGCCGGCACGGCGAATCCACCGTCACGGCGGCGGACTTCGCCTCCCGGTACCGCTACGGCTCGTATCTCGCCGACACGCTCGGGCGCGCCGTCATCGCCGCGCACGGCACGGTCTCCGTACGGCGGCTGCGCACCCGGGCGACGGGGTGCGCCGACGCGGCCGGGGGGCGCCTTGAGCTGCGGCTGGCCGATGGCGGGACGGTGACGGCGGACAGCGTCGTCCTCGCCACCGGGCCCGCGGCGGGCAGGGCGGGCTGGGCCCCGGCCGAGCTCGTGGCCTCCGAGCGGTTCGTCTCACGGCCGTGGGCTCCCGGCGCGCTCGACGCCGTCGGCGACGCGGACGACGTGCTGCTCGTCGGCACGGGTCTCACCGCCGTCGATCTCGCGCTCGTCCTCGACCGTCCCGGCCGTACGGTGCACGCCGTGTCGCGGAGCGGGCTGCTCCCCCAGCCGCACGCGGTCGCCCCGCTGCCCGCCGTCCCGCCGCCGCCGGGCCTCGCCGGGCTCCCCTTCCACCGCCTCCGCCGGGAGCTGACGCGGCACTTCGCCGCCACCCGGCGCGTGCACGGCGACTGGCGGCCCGCGCTCGACGGGCTGCGGCCGGAGATCGTACGGCTCTGGCAGGGCCTCACCGACGACGAGCGGGCGGAGTTCCTCGGGCGCGACGCCACCCCGTGGAACGTGCACCGGCACCGTATGGCGCCGTCCACGGCCGAGACGGTCGCCCGGGCCCGGGCCGCCCGCAGGCTCCGCATCCACGCCGGCCGGGTCGCCGCCGCGGCACCCGGACAGGACGGGGGCCTCGTCGTCTCCCTCGCCGACGGCCGTGAGCTGCGCGTGGGCTGGGTCGTGGACTGTACGGGGCCGGGGCTGCGGGCCGACGCCGGCGGCGACCCGCTGTGGAGCGGGCTGCTCGCCGACGGTCTCGCCGTACCCGGGCCGCTCGGCATCGGCGTCTCCACCGACCAGGGACGGCTGCTCGACGCCGACGGCCACCCGGGGCGGCCGCTGTTCACCCTGGGGGCGTCCCGCCGGGGCGAGCTGTGGGAGACGACCGCGATCCCCGAGATCCGCGCCCAGGCGAAGGAGGTCGCCGAGGCGGTGCTCGCACCGCTGACGGGCGCTCCGCGACCGGTGCGCCGGCGCCCCACCGACCAGTTCGGGCTGCCGCTGTCCACGCACGCCGCCGCGGCGGCGTCCTTCCGGAGCGGGCTCGGCCGGGTGATCACCGTACGGGCGAAGGCTGCCGAGGCGTTCGCGCGGGCCACCGAGCTGGATCCCGGCTTCGCGCTCGGGCACGCCGCGCTCGCCCTGCTCGGTCACGAGTGCGGGGCGGACGTGGACGTCGCCCGGGAGCTCGCGGACGCCCAGCGCAGCGTGCGGGAGCGGGGGGACGAGCGGGAGCGGTCGTTCGTCGACGTCGTCACGCGCCGCATCACCGAGCACGAGGCCCCGGGAGCCGGCGCGGGCCGCGGAGCGCGCGCGGGTGACGGCGACACGGCGCTCTTCGACCACCTCGCCCGCTACCCCGGCGACGCGTTCGCGCTCGGGATCGCGGTCCCGACCATCGCCTTCTCCGGCATCGCCGACCTCGACGGGAGCCGAGCCCTCGGACTGGTGGAGCGGACCGCGCCCGCCTACGAAGGGCACTGGTTCCACACCTCGCTGCTCTCTTTCGTCCGGCAGGAGCAGGGACGGATCGCGGAGGCCGGGGAGCTCGCGCGGGCGGCGCTCGCCGAGGAACCCGCCTCCGGCCACGCCGTGCACGCCCTCGCTCATGTCCACTACGAGTCCGGTGACCACGGCGCCGGCCGGGACTGGCTCGATGGCTGGATCGGCAACCAGGGGCGGGGCGCCGTGCACCGGGCGCACTTCTCCTGGCACGTGGCGCTCCACGAGCTGGCCCTCGACGACTCCGCCGCCGTGCGCCGCCGCTGGTTCGCGCAGCTGGCGCCGGGTCAGGTGAACGGGGTGCGGGCGCTGGTCGACTCCGGGTCGCTGCTGTGGCGGGCCCGGATGTCCCGGAACTGGACCGGTCGCGTGCCCGTCGACGGGGTGCTCGACGCGGTCGCCCGCGAGCTCGTCGAGCGGCCCGCGACGGCGTTCACGGCGCTGCACAGCGCCGTCGCGCTCACCGCCGCGGGCGATCTCCCGGCGCTCCGCCGCCTGAGCACGCACGCGGCCGGCGCGGACCCGGTGCAGCGGGAGGTCATCGTCCCCCTCTGCGGCGCGCTGGAAGCCGTGCTGGAGGAGGAATGGGCGACGGCGGTACGGGAGCTGCGCGGGCTGCTGCCCTCGCTGCGCCGGGTGGGCGGCAGTGCGGCGCAGCGCGAGGTCATCGAGGAGACCCTGCTGTACGCCCTGGTCGAGGCGGGGCACAGCGACACGGCCCGGGACCTGCTGGAACAGCGTCTGGACCGGCGTGCGTCCCCGCTCGACCGGCGGCGGCTCGCCGGGCTGAGCGCGTGA
- a CDS encoding TetR/AcrR family transcriptional regulator, producing MSASGRPRPARKRLLEAAARRFYADGVAATGIDTITADAGVAKMSLYNNFASKSDLVLAYLDARHEEWLHLYRARLERTEGPRDGVLAVFDAYADHAAFAYEHGFRGCGLLNAAAELPAGDPGRGVVRAHKEEVERLIAGHLEELLPGRPAEARTTAEHLAFLLEGAVARAGLEGDGDRLRHARALAAALLDRL from the coding sequence ATGAGCGCGAGCGGAAGGCCGCGTCCGGCCAGGAAGCGGCTGCTGGAGGCGGCTGCCCGCCGCTTCTACGCCGACGGGGTGGCGGCGACCGGCATCGACACGATCACCGCCGACGCGGGCGTCGCGAAGATGAGCCTCTACAACAACTTCGCCTCCAAGTCCGACCTCGTCCTGGCCTATCTGGACGCCCGGCACGAGGAGTGGCTGCACCTCTACCGGGCGCGTCTGGAGCGGACCGAGGGGCCTCGGGACGGCGTGCTCGCGGTGTTCGACGCGTACGCCGATCACGCGGCCTTCGCCTACGAGCACGGTTTCCGCGGGTGCGGCCTGCTCAACGCCGCCGCCGAGCTGCCGGCCGGGGACCCCGGCCGGGGCGTGGTGCGCGCCCACAAGGAGGAGGTCGAGCGCTTGATCGCCGGCCACCTGGAGGAGCTGCTGCCCGGGCGTCCCGCCGAGGCGCGCACGACGGCCGAGCACCTCGCGTTCCTCCTGGAGGGTGCGGTGGCCCGTGCCGGTCTGGAAGGCGACGGGGACCGGCTCCGGCACGCCCGCGCGCTGGCGGCGGCGCTGCTGGACCGGCTGTGA
- a CDS encoding STAS domain-containing protein: protein MRDDKPASVAGGGDPLSDRFTVEVRPVPGADTRILLLTGELDRDTVAPLRQAVEECIGVGRVVVDCSALDFCDSSGLNALLRARLRTTEAGGRLELAGLRRTVDRMFEITGARAVFRVYGTLGEALAESGGEGGGTHGRER from the coding sequence ATGAGGGACGACAAGCCGGCGTCGGTGGCCGGCGGAGGCGATCCGCTGAGCGACCGGTTCACGGTGGAGGTCCGGCCGGTGCCGGGCGCTGACACCCGCATCCTGCTGCTCACCGGAGAGCTCGACCGCGACACGGTGGCCCCGTTGCGCCAGGCGGTGGAGGAGTGCATCGGGGTCGGGAGAGTCGTCGTCGACTGCTCGGCCCTGGACTTCTGTGACTCCTCCGGACTGAACGCGCTCCTGAGGGCCCGGTTGCGGACGACGGAGGCCGGCGGGCGGCTGGAGCTCGCCGGGCTGCGCCGGACGGTGGACCGGATGTTCGAGATCACCGGGGCCCGAGCGGTCTTCCGGGTGTACGGGACGCTGGGCGAGGCACTCGCCGAGAGCGGTGGTGAAGGCGGCGGGACGCATGGCCGAGAGCGTTGA
- a CDS encoding VOC family protein has protein sequence MTSHLHALGIDANDPPLLARFWAGLLGWEVSDETGDGIVLLPVDDTGFRIRFLPSRAKKTVQNPMHFDLTSTSLDDQREVVARVLALGGRHIDVGQTSEDEHVVLADPEGNEFCVIEPGNNFLADCGFIGALACDGSQAVGYFWSKALGWPLVWDQDQETAIRSPHGGPKFTWGGPPMMPRDGHRLRFDLAPPADGDQQAEVDRLVELGATVVDSPAAGTGWVTMADPDGNEFRVLTPR, from the coding sequence ATGACGTCCCATCTCCACGCGCTCGGCATCGACGCGAACGACCCTCCCCTTCTCGCCCGTTTCTGGGCCGGCCTCCTGGGCTGGGAGGTGAGCGACGAGACCGGCGACGGCATCGTGCTCCTCCCCGTGGACGACACCGGGTTCCGGATCCGCTTCCTTCCGAGCCGGGCGAAGAAGACGGTCCAGAACCCCATGCACTTCGACCTGACCAGTACGTCGCTCGACGATCAGCGGGAGGTCGTGGCGAGGGTGCTCGCACTCGGCGGCCGGCACATCGACGTCGGCCAGACGTCGGAGGACGAGCACGTCGTGCTCGCCGACCCCGAAGGCAACGAGTTCTGCGTGATCGAGCCGGGCAACAACTTCCTGGCCGACTGCGGGTTCATCGGAGCGCTCGCGTGCGACGGTTCGCAGGCCGTCGGGTACTTCTGGAGCAAGGCGCTGGGCTGGCCCCTGGTCTGGGACCAGGACCAGGAGACCGCGATCCGCTCACCGCACGGCGGACCGAAGTTCACCTGGGGCGGTCCGCCCATGATGCCGAGGGACGGGCACCGGCTGCGGTTCGACCTCGCACCCCCGGCCGACGGTGACCAGCAGGCGGAGGTCGACCGGCTCGTCGAGCTCGGGGCGACGGTCGTCGACTCGCCCGCGGCCGGGACCGGTTGGGTGACGATGGCCGACCCCGACGGCAACGAGTTCCGCGTACTGACTCCCCGCTGA
- a CDS encoding type 1 glutamine amidotransferase domain-containing protein: MSLDGRNVLVLTTNYGTEQDELTRPMATLREAGAHVTVAAQKEGGIRTLVADRDPGDRVRPDTTLARATADGFDAVVVPGGTVNADRLRTDDEARRLLRAFAGAGKIVAAICHGPWILVDSGLAEGRELTSYPSIRPDLENAGATWLDEEVVVDTAGGHPLITSRRPKDIDAFARAIVDALATAPHRE; the protein is encoded by the coding sequence ATGTCACTCGACGGAAGGAACGTCCTCGTCCTCACGACGAACTACGGCACGGAACAGGACGAGTTGACCAGACCCATGGCCACGCTGCGTGAGGCAGGAGCCCACGTCACGGTCGCCGCCCAGAAAGAGGGCGGCATACGGACCCTCGTCGCCGACAGAGACCCTGGTGACCGTGTCCGGCCGGACACGACCCTGGCACGGGCGACCGCGGACGGGTTCGACGCGGTCGTCGTGCCCGGCGGCACCGTGAACGCCGACCGGCTCCGTACCGACGACGAGGCACGACGCCTCCTCCGCGCCTTCGCCGGCGCCGGCAAGATCGTCGCCGCGATCTGCCACGGCCCCTGGATCCTCGTGGACAGCGGACTCGCGGAGGGCCGCGAGCTGACCTCGTACCCCTCGATCCGCCCTGACCTCGAGAACGCGGGCGCCACGTGGCTGGACGAGGAAGTCGTCGTCGACACCGCCGGCGGCCACCCGCTCATCACCTCCCGCCGGCCCAAGGACATCGACGCCTTCGCCCGGGCGATCGTCGACGCCCTCGCCACGGCGCCGCACCGGGAATGA
- a CDS encoding helix-turn-helix transcriptional regulator, with protein MSEQVHNRLAVVRAERKVSRQALAEAVGVHYQTIGYIERGQYNPSLDLALKVARFFGLPVEALFSLEPFQPLTDEVYGRKQ; from the coding sequence ATGAGCGAGCAGGTGCACAACAGGCTGGCAGTCGTACGGGCCGAGCGGAAGGTGTCGCGACAGGCACTGGCCGAGGCAGTGGGCGTCCACTACCAGACCATCGGCTACATCGAGCGCGGCCAGTACAACCCCAGCCTCGACCTGGCCCTGAAGGTGGCCCGGTTCTTCGGGCTGCCGGTGGAGGCGCTGTTCTCCCTGGAGCCGTTCCAGCCGCTCACCGACGAGGTCTACGGGAGGAAGCAGTGA
- a CDS encoding TOPRIM nucleotidyl transferase/hydrolase domain-containing protein → MREMEEFRTAVGDWASGGPDAPAGERARELAARLGVRTVVLLEGLSDLAAVDALAARRGRDLASEGVCVVSMGGAMNIGRYAALLGPPGLDLRLTGLCDEREQPFYDRGLTRARVSERDVFVCAADLEDELIRALGTERVEEIVETEGDLRPWQTFLHQPAQQGRSRHQQLRRFLGTKKGRKIRYGTLLVEALDDGQVPAPLQELLANV, encoded by the coding sequence ATGCGGGAGATGGAAGAGTTCCGGACGGCGGTCGGCGACTGGGCGAGCGGCGGCCCGGACGCGCCGGCGGGGGAGCGGGCGCGCGAGCTGGCGGCCCGACTGGGGGTGCGGACGGTGGTGCTGCTCGAAGGACTGAGCGACCTCGCCGCCGTCGACGCCCTGGCCGCGCGCCGTGGCCGCGACCTCGCCTCCGAGGGCGTGTGCGTGGTGTCCATGGGCGGGGCGATGAACATCGGCCGATACGCGGCGCTGCTCGGCCCTCCCGGACTCGACCTGCGCCTGACGGGACTGTGCGACGAGCGCGAACAGCCCTTCTACGACCGGGGTCTGACGCGAGCGCGGGTGTCGGAGCGGGACGTGTTCGTGTGCGCGGCGGACCTGGAGGACGAGCTCATCCGCGCGCTGGGCACGGAGCGGGTCGAGGAGATCGTCGAGACCGAGGGCGACCTCCGCCCCTGGCAGACCTTCCTGCACCAGCCGGCGCAGCAGGGCCGTTCCCGGCACCAGCAGTTGCGCCGCTTCCTCGGCACGAAGAAGGGCCGCAAGATCCGCTACGGCACCCTCCTCGTCGAGGCCCTCGACGACGGGCAGGTGCCGGCCCCGCTCCAGGAGCTCCTGGCGAACGTCTGA
- a CDS encoding DMT family transporter translates to MTRLAGPDRAVGTGALCVLAASVLWGTTGTAATFAPGVGPLAVGAVAMGLGGLLQALVAARQIRRHALRLRGQRGTVLIGAASVAVYPLAFYSSMHLAGVAVGTVVSIGTAPLASALIERVVDRRRLTRRWTVAAALGLLGTVLLCVAEAAAHGSEGSGPSTAETLLGVGLGLVAAATYALYSWAAHRLISRGIPSRPAMGAVFGLGGLLLLPVLLVTGAPLVGSWPNAAVGVYMALVPMFAGYVLFGWGLARVPASSATTLSLLEPAVAAVLAVVVVGERLPGAGWAGIALVVACLAVLTAPTGDARRRSSGQRPDGPVRGSEAGDAVTATGVTRTAP, encoded by the coding sequence GTGACGCGCCTCGCCGGGCCGGACCGGGCCGTGGGGACGGGCGCGCTGTGTGTTCTCGCGGCCTCGGTCCTGTGGGGTACGACGGGCACGGCCGCGACGTTCGCCCCCGGCGTGGGCCCGCTCGCCGTGGGCGCGGTCGCCATGGGGCTCGGCGGCCTCCTGCAGGCCCTCGTCGCCGCTCGGCAGATCCGCCGTCACGCGCTCCGCCTGCGCGGTCAGCGCGGGACCGTGCTGATCGGCGCGGCCTCCGTGGCGGTCTATCCCCTGGCCTTCTACAGCTCCATGCACCTGGCCGGAGTCGCCGTCGGCACCGTGGTGTCGATCGGCACCGCCCCGCTGGCCTCGGCGCTGATCGAGCGGGTCGTGGACCGCCGCCGGCTCACCCGCCGCTGGACGGTCGCGGCGGCGCTCGGCCTCCTCGGGACGGTTCTGCTGTGCGTCGCCGAAGCCGCCGCGCACGGGTCGGAGGGCTCGGGGCCGTCCACGGCGGAGACGCTGCTCGGCGTGGGTCTCGGCCTGGTCGCCGCCGCGACGTACGCCCTGTACTCCTGGGCCGCGCACCGCCTCATCAGCCGGGGGATCCCCTCCCGTCCGGCGATGGGTGCCGTCTTCGGGCTCGGCGGGCTGCTCCTGCTGCCCGTACTGCTGGTCACGGGCGCGCCGCTCGTCGGCTCCTGGCCCAATGCCGCTGTCGGCGTCTACATGGCGCTGGTCCCCATGTTCGCCGGCTACGTCCTGTTCGGCTGGGGGCTGGCACGGGTGCCCGCCAGTAGCGCGACCACGCTGTCCCTGCTGGAACCGGCCGTCGCCGCCGTGCTGGCCGTGGTGGTCGTCGGCGAGCGCCTCCCCGGCGCCGGCTGGGCCGGCATCGCCCTCGTCGTCGCGTGCCTCGCCGTCCTGACCGCGCCGACGGGCGACGCCCGGCGGCGAAGCAGCGGGCAGCGGCCCGACGGGCCGGTCCGGGGGTCCGAGGCCGGCGACGCGGTGACGGCGACGGGGGTGACAAGGACGGCCCCCTGA
- a CDS encoding ATP-binding protein — MAESVDGHRNQVNHVNQVNQVNQVRRLVLHGTRGVVSRCRDFTAEALADWGWIPAETEEQDERVEDVLLLVSEVVTNACLHAGGPQELVLRHEAGRLRVEVADASPVHPRPGVARSPALPGGHGLMVLDRLAGAWGSEDKAAGDGVGKVVWLEVSRPTPPPWSRRRADPT, encoded by the coding sequence ATGGCCGAGAGCGTTGACGGTCACCGGAACCAGGTGAACCACGTGAACCAGGTGAATCAGGTGAATCAGGTCCGTCGGCTCGTGCTGCACGGGACCAGGGGCGTGGTGTCGCGCTGCCGGGACTTCACGGCCGAGGCGCTGGCCGACTGGGGCTGGATCCCGGCGGAGACGGAGGAGCAGGACGAGCGGGTGGAGGACGTCCTGCTGCTCGTGTCGGAGGTGGTCACCAACGCCTGCCTGCACGCGGGTGGTCCCCAGGAGCTCGTCCTGCGTCACGAGGCCGGGCGGCTGCGGGTCGAGGTGGCCGACGCGAGCCCCGTGCATCCCCGGCCGGGCGTCGCGCGGTCGCCCGCACTGCCCGGCGGGCACGGGCTCATGGTGCTGGACAGGCTGGCGGGCGCGTGGGGGAGCGAGGACAAGGCGGCGGGTGACGGAGTGGGCAAGGTGGTGTGGCTGGAGGTCAGCCGCCCGACCCCTCCGCCGTGGAGCCGTCGTCGAGCAGACCCGACCTGA